In one Arachis duranensis cultivar V14167 chromosome 9, aradu.V14167.gnm2.J7QH, whole genome shotgun sequence genomic region, the following are encoded:
- the LOC107467045 gene encoding 40S ribosomal protein S3a, which produces MAVGKNKRISKGKKGGKKKAADPFAKKDWYDIKAPSVFQVKNVGKTLVTRTQGTKIASEGLKHRVFDVSLADLQGDEDHSFRKIRLRAEDVQGRNVLTNFWGMDFTTDKLRSLVRKWQTLIEAHVDIKTTDNYTLRLFCIGFTKRRFNQIKRTCYAQTSQVRQIRRKMREIMTNQATSCDLKELVRKFIPEMIGKEIEKATSSIYPLQNVFIRKVKVLKAPKFDLGKLMEVHGDYSEDVGAKVDRPADETMAEAPTEVIGA; this is translated from the exons ATGGCAGTTGGGAAGAACAAGAGGATCTCCAAGGGAAAGAAGGGTGGAAAGAAGAAGGC TGCTGATCCGTTTGCAAAGAAGGATTGGTATGACATTAAGGCCCCTTCCGTTTTCCAGGTCAAGAATGTTGGCAAGACCCTTGTGACTCGTACACAGGGTACGAAG aTCGCATCCGAAGGGCTCAAACATAGGGTGTTTGATGTCTCATTGGCTGATCTTCAAGGGGATGAGGACCATTCATTCAGGAAGATTAGATTGAGAGCTGAAGATGTTCAAGGGAGGAATGTTCTGACCAACTTCTGG GGAATGGATTTTACGACTGACAAGTTGAGGTCGTTGGTTCGAAAATGGCAAACACTCATTGAAGCCCATGTTGATATCAAAACAACCGACAACTACACATTGAGGTTGTTTTGCATTGGTTTCACCAAAAGGAGGTTCAACCAAATTAAGAGGACTTGTTATGCGCAAACAAGTCAAGTAAGACAG ATCCGTAGGAAGATGAGAGAGATAATGACAAACCAGGCTACATCCTGTGATTTGAAGGAGTTGGTCCGCAAGTTCATTCCTGAAATGATAGGAAAGGAGATCGAGAAGGCAACATCCAGTATTTATCCGCTCCAAAATGTTTTTATCAGAAAAGTCAAGGTCTTGAAGGCTCCCAAGTTTGATCTTGGAAAACTGATGgag GTCCATGGTGACTACTCTGAAGATGTTGGTGCAAAGGTAGACAGACCTGCTGATGAAACAATGGCAGAGGCACCCACTGAAGTTATTGGAGCTTGA
- the LOC107467006 gene encoding LOW QUALITY PROTEIN: protein NETWORKED 1A-like (The sequence of the model RefSeq protein was modified relative to this genomic sequence to represent the inferred CDS: inserted 2 bases in 1 codon), whose translation MASLLHSESRRLYSWWWDSHISPKNSKWLQENLTDMDAKVKAMIKLIEEDADSFARRAEMYYKKRPELMKLVEEFYRAYRALAERYDHATGELRHAHKTMAEAFPNQAPYLLNDDSPCGPSGPEGEPRTPEMHHPICAFLGPDGVSRKGLKQLNELLGFSQLSAEKQNLKTESHSEHAGGEENEVQNLREALAEIQSDKDSILLQYQKSLEKLSEMEKELHEAQEDAGGLDDRATKAEIEIKILKEALSELKAEKDAGLVQYNQCLEKVASLEITLSLAQKDAKGHDERAAKAETEAENLKQELGTLEAEKDACFYQYNKCLEKISVLEAKITLAEENSRMLNEQIERAEMEAKSLRKSLAELNEEKEAVAFLYKQCLEKISTMGSEILHAHETSDRLNREIEIGAEKLRTAEEHCGMLEKSNRSLQLEADNLVQKISVKDQKLLEKQAELERLQSVMHEEHSRFLQIESTLQTLEKSYSQSQEEQRSLALELKHGLQLLEDLELSKQGYREEMQQIVEENRTLNKLNFSSTTLLKNQQIEIFKLKDIKENLEREFAVKVEESNALQRESHHIKDQIQGLSSRYQAILEELWSVGLNPNCFAASVKDLQNENLKLKEVCKMEQEEKEALHERSKDMDKILRENVNLECSLSSLNVELDGLRNTVKKFQESCHALQEEKSILVSEKSSLLSQLQIITESMQKLLEKNALLEKSLCDAKIELEGLRAKSSSMEELCNSLNNEKANLLNERSILVSQLENVEARLGSLEKRFTXRLENLEKVVLQLREEYQLGKKDFEEELDKAVNAQVEMFILQKCIEDLEQKNFGLLVECQKHVEASKFSDKVISELEGENLMQQMEVEYLLDEIRKFKKGIHQVLGAFQVDPDGGHSKGIKQEDAPIFHILNNIEGLKGSLVKSQEEKQRLLVESSVFLTLISEQQCEGVELELMKKNLEEEFENTREQHAELQKDKLELLELNNQLSSEVTKGEERENTLKSKLEALLLEMEDLQRTKLMFQEENSKVLEEKNVLLKSVLELKDAKSAAEAENGEILREALALKNLTSVYESFVTEKVLELKELAEHVRNLQHMNSDLKDELVVLKDKFEVKEAEHVYLKESVERKDTYLNEADDKIDCLSQQIERSEYLLEKKETELLEMEERLKDAEMLNAEFCKNVETLKMEQVESCLVNENLEKQILELSQGCMLHKKEIEQLTEENRSLLSEMRLLREEVEQHRAREETLNSELMDKTNEFALWEAEAATFYFDLQISSISEALLENKVNELTGVCSRLENESSAKSLEIEQMTERVNLLETEVGGLKGQLSAYIPVISSLKEDFASLEHTALVQINKTCDIGNQEQKDVVLETCVEEYSDQNMPEDSTVMPDGVSDLLSMKARIRAVERAMLEEIERRIKEEDRTTKVDARAHLTEVTEDSRDYRKLEKELKDNLNLWRTKSENGSLMKDIPLDHISDNPASKKSRRDNSGGTDDQMLELWEAAEEDGDDNAMVNEATKQSSAPAEDIILYHPSDHSGKFQNTSSELDVERELGIDKLQLSRSIKERTQDGKRRKILEKLNSNAQKLTVLKMNVLDLKTKMEAVKGIKKGNDAECDTVKRQIEDVEGAVLKLSDTNDQLMKDLEESTPSLNKVVSAEAEKSRQTQRKRVAEQARRDSQEIGQLQFEVQNIQYVMLKLGDEKKSKGKSRFSGKTVVLLRDFIRSGKKSSSKKHKKGCFCGCSKPSTTE comes from the exons ATGGCATCATTGTTACATTCCGAGTCCAGACGTTTGTATTCTTGGTGGTGGGATAGTCACATAAGCCCAAAGAATTCCAAATGGCTTCAGGAAAACCTTACAG ACATGGATGCCAAAGTCAAAGCAATGATCAAACTTATCGAAGAGGATGCAGATTCATTTGCAAGGAGGGCAGAAATGTACTATAAGAAGCGCCCAGAACTCATGAAATTAGTTGAGGAGTTCTACCGAGCATATCGTGCATTGGCAGAGAGGTATGATCATGCAACGGGGGAGCTACGCCATGCCCATAAGACCATGGCAGAAGCATTCCCTAACCAAGCACCTTACTTGTTAAACGATGATTCACCATGTGGTCCTTCTGGCCCTGAGGGTGAACCACGAACACCAGAAATGCATCATCCTATTTGTGCATTCTTAGGGCCAGATGGTGTCAGCAGAAAGGGTCTAAAGCAGCTGAATGAGCTTCTTGGGTTCTCTCAGTTATCTGCTGAAAAGCAGAATCTGAAGACAGAGAGCCATTCTGAGCATGCAGGGGGAGAAGAAAATGAAGTTCAAAACTTGAGGGAAGCCCTGGCTGAAATACAGTCTGATAAGGATTCCATCTTGCTTCAGTATCAGAAGAGTTTGGAGAAGTTATCCGAAATGGAAAAAGAGCTTCATGAGGCTCAAGAAGATGCTGGAGGACTTGATGATCGAGCAACCAAAGCTGAGATtgaaatcaaaatattaaagGAAGCTCTGTCTGAGTTAAAAGCTGAGAAGGATGCTGGTTTAGTTCAGTACAATCAGTGTCTGGAAAAGGTAGCTAGCTTGGAAATTACATTGTCTCTAGCCCAGAAAGATGCAAAGGGGCATGATGAGAGAGCTGCTAAAGCAGAAACCGAAGCAGAAAATCTAAAGCAGGAACTTGGCACATTGGAGGCTGAGAAGGATGCTTGTTTTTATCAATATAATAAATGCCTTGAAAAGATTTCTGTCTTGGAGGCTAAGATAACACTTGCTGAGGAGAATAGCAGGATGCTGAATGAGCAAATTGAAAGAGCAGAAATGGAAGCTAAATCTCTGAGGAAAAGTCTTGCTGAACTGAATGAAGAGAAAGAAGCTGTAGCTTTTCTGTACAAGCAGTGCTTGGAGAAGATATCTACAATGGGGAGTGAAATTCTGCATGCCCATGAAACTTCTGATCGATTGAATAGAGAAATTGAAATAGGGGCTGAAAAACTAAGGACTGCTGAAGAGCATTGTGGTATGTTGGAAAAATCAAACCGATCTCTTCAGCTGGAGGCTGACAACCTGGTGCAGAAAATTTCTGTAAAAGACCAAAAGCTTTTAGAGAAGCAAGCCGAGTTAGAGAGGCTACAGAGTGTGATGCATGAAGAGCATTCTCGCTTCCTTCAAATTGAATCTACTCTGCAAACTCTGGAGAAGTCATATTCTCAATCACAAGAGGAGCAAAGATCTCTTGCCTTGGAGCTTAAACATGGCCTTCAGCTTTTGGAGGACTTGGAGCTTTCCAAACAAGGTTATAGGGAAGAAATGCAACAGATTGTTGAAGAAAACAGGACACTGAATAAACTTAATTTCTCTTCCACTACGTTGTTAAAAAACCAGCAAATCGAAATTTTCAAGTTGAAGGACATCAAAGAGAATCTCGAGCGAGAGTTTGCTGTAAAAGTTGAAGAAAGCAACGCCCTCCAGCGTGAATCTCATCACATAAAGGATCAAATCCAGGGCTTGAGTAGTAGATATCAGGCAATACTGGAAGAATTATGGTCTGTAGGCTTGAATCCCAACTGTTTTGCGGCATCTGTGAAGGACTTACAAAATGAGAACTTGAAGCTAAAGGAGGTTTGCAAAATGgaacaagaagagaaagaagccCTCCATGAAAGATCAAAGGACATGGATAAAATTTTGAGGGAAAATGTCAATTTGGAATGTTCCTTGTCAAGCTTGAATGTGGAGCTAGATGGATTGAGGAATACGGTGAAGAAATTTCAGGAATCTTGCCATGCTCTTCAGGAAGAAAAATCCATTCTTGTGTCTGAGAAATCATCTCTACTGTCACAGTTACAAATTATCACTGAAAGTATGCAGAAGCTGTTGGAGAAGAATGCCTTGCTGGAGAAGTCCCTCTGTGATGCAAAGATTGAGCTTGAGGGTTTGAGGGCTAAATCAAGTAGCATGGAGGAATTGTGCAATTCACTGAATAATGAGAAGGCGAATCTTCTAAATGAAAGAAGCATCCTGGTATCTCAATTAGAGAATGTTGAAGCAAGACTCGGTAGCCTTGAGAAAAGGTTTAC TCGATTAGAAAATTTGGAGAAGGTTGTCCTTCAGCTGCGAGAAGAATATCAGTTGGGGAaaaaggactttgaagaagaACTTGATAAAGCTGTAAATGCTCAGGTTGAGATGTTTATTTTGCAAAAGTGCATTGAAGACTTAGAGCAGAAGAACTTTGGTTTATTAGTTGAATGCCAAAAGCATGTTGAGGCATCAAAGTTTTCTGATAAAGTAATCTCGGAATTGGAGGGTGAAAACCTTATGCAGCAGATGGAGGTAGAGTACTTGTTAGATGAAATTAGAAAGTTCAAAAAGGGGATTCATCAAGTGTTAGGGGCTTTTCAGGTTGATCCAGATGGGGGGCATAGCAAAGGGATCAAGCAAGAGGATGCGCCGATATTCCATATTTTGAATAATATTGAGGGCTTGAAAGGTTCTCTTGTTAAAAGCCAAGAGGAGAAGCAGCGGCTACTTGTAGAGAGTTCTGTCTTCCTAACTTTAATCTCAGAACAACAATGTGAGGGAGTAGAATTGGAGTTGATGAAAAAAAATCTGGAGGAAGAGTTTGAGAACACGAGAGAGCAGCATGCAGAGTTGCAGAAAGATAAGCTTGAACTTCTGGAGCTGAACAACCAACTGAGTTCTGAAGTGACCAAGGGAGAGGAAAGGGAGAATACATTAAAGTCCAAATTGGAGGCTCTACTTCTTGAGATGGAAGACTTGCAGAGAACGAAGTTGATGTTTCAGGAAGAAAATTCTAAAGTACTTGAGGAAAAAAATGTCCTGCTTAAGAGTGTTTTGGAACTCAAAGATGCAAAATCTGCTGCTGAAGCTGAAAACGGCGAAATCCTTCGTGAAGCACTGGCTCTGAAAAATCTCACTTCAGTTTATGAAAGCTTTGTCACTGAGAAGGTCTTGGAACTAAAAGAACTGGCTGAGCATGTCCGCAATCTGCAGCATATGAACAGTGATCTCAAAGATGAGCTTGTTGTGCTAAAGGACAAGTTTGAGGTGAAAGAAGCAGAGCATGTTTATCTGAAAGAGTCAGTTGAGAGGAAGGACACATATTTGAATGAAGCCGATGACAAAATTGATTGTTTAAGTCAACAAATTGAACGTTCAGAATATCTCCTTGAGAAGAAAGAAACAGAGTTGTTAGAAATGGAGGAAAGGCTAAAGGATGCAGAGATGTTGAATGCAGAGTTTTGCAAAAATGTTGAGACCTTAAAGATGGAACAAGTAGAATCATGTCTAGTCAACGAAAATCTAGAGAAGCAGATCCTTGAACTATCACAAGGGTGCATGTTGCACAAAAAGGAAATTGAACAACTTACTGAAGAAAATAGAAGTTTGCTGTCTGAGATGAGATTATTACGTGAAGAAGTTGAACAACACAGGGCTAGGGAGGAAACATTGAACTCAGAGCTTATGGATAAAACAAATGAATTTGCACTTTGGGAGGCTGAAGCTGCTACATTCTATTTTGATCTTCAGATTTCGTCCATAAGCGAAGCATTGTTGGAAAACAAAGTCAATGAGCTTACTGGAGTTTGCTCACGGCTTGAAAATGAAAGTTCTGCGAAAAGCTTGGAGATTGAACAGATGACTGAGAGAGTCAATCTACTGGAAACTGAAGTTGGAGGATTAAAGGGGCAGTTATCTGCATATATTCCAGTCATTAGTTCTTTGAAAGAGGATTTTGCTTCTTTAGAGCATACTGCCCTTGTTCAAATCAACAAAACTTGTGATATCGGCAATCAAGAGCAAAAG GATGTAGTACTTGAGACCTGTGTTGAAGAATATAGCGATCAAAACATGCCTGAAGATAGTACTGTGATGCCAGATGGGGTTTCAGATTTGCTGAGCATGAAAGCAAGGATTAGAGCAGTTGAAAGGGCAATGTTGGAAGAAATTGAGAGACGAATCAAAGAGGAAGATCGAACCACAAAAGTAGATGCCAGAGCTCATCTGACTGAAGTGACAGAAGATTCAAGGGACTACAGAAAATTGGAGAAGGAGCTCAAGGATAACCTCAACTTATGGAGAACAAAATCAGAGAATGGATCATTGATGAAAGACATTCCTCTTGATCACATCTCTGATAATCCAGCCTCTAAGAAAAGCAGGAGAGATAATAGTGGTGGAACGGATGATCAGATGCTTGAATTATGGGAAGCTGCAGAGGAGGATGGCGATGATAATGCCATGGTTAATGAAGCAACAAAACAGAGTTCTGCTCCAGCAGAAGATATCATTTTGTACCATCCATCGGATCATTCTGGAAAATTCCAAAACACTTCTTCTGAATTAGATGTAGAAAGGGAGTTGGGTATTGACAAGCTCCAGCTGTCAAGAAGTATAAAAGAGAGAACTCAAGATGGCAAGAGGAGAAAGATATTGGAGAAGCTCAATTCAAATGCACAAAAACTAACCGTTCTTAAGATGAATGTGCTGGATTTGAAGACGAAAATGGAGGCAGTGAAGGGAATTAAGAAGGGAAATGATGCCGAATGCGACACAGTCAAGAGACAGATCGAAGATGTTGAAGGGGCTGTCCTGAAATTATCAGATACTAATGATCAGCTCATGAAGGATCTCGAAGAGAGCACCCCGTCTTTAAACAAGGTGGTGTCAGCTGAAGCAGAAAAGAGTAGACAAACCCAGAGAAAGAGAGTAGCAGAGCAGGCACGAAGAGATTCCCAAGAGATCGGACAGTTGCAGTTCGAGGTGCAGAACATCCAATATGTAATGCTGAAATTAGGTGAtgaaaagaagagcaaagggaAAAGCAGATTCTCAGGGAAAACAGTGGTGTTGTTGAGGGACTTCATTCGCAGTGGCAAGAAAAGCAGCagcaaaaagcacaaaaaaggaTGCTTTTGTGGATGCTCAAAGCCTTCAACAACTGAGTAA